A single window of Pontibacillus chungwhensis DNA harbors:
- a CDS encoding biotin-dependent carboxyltransferase family protein produces MSYPLCTVEKAGIVTSIQDMGRFGYQQYGVPISGAMDKIALQIGNGLVGNPLDAACIEVTMGGATFRASRDHVVAITGANLDAKLNGRKAPLWSTFLWKKGAPLTFKGPVEGVRAYIAVQGGLDSEMILGSQSVYERGQMGRTIHSGDTLYSRSNTVVRKRIGLSHDKRPSYDKEVDVRVVVSHHESYLEESSVEAFFHNPYNVSTGDRMGIQLDGEALKFHNTGDIISEAVTFGTIQVPSSGLPVVLMADSQTTGGYVTIGNIVRADLWKVAQLPPGGTIRFHRVSYEEARKLSVDLQAFLSSLQKEAHYIPSK; encoded by the coding sequence GTGTCCTATCCATTATGTACAGTAGAGAAAGCAGGAATCGTAACGAGCATCCAGGACATGGGAAGGTTTGGGTATCAGCAATACGGTGTACCTATCTCTGGTGCCATGGATAAAATAGCGCTTCAAATTGGAAATGGTTTAGTAGGAAATCCACTCGATGCTGCGTGTATTGAAGTGACGATGGGAGGGGCGACATTCCGAGCTTCCCGCGATCATGTAGTAGCTATAACGGGGGCGAATTTAGATGCTAAGCTAAATGGAAGAAAAGCCCCTCTATGGTCCACGTTCTTATGGAAAAAGGGAGCTCCCCTTACGTTTAAAGGCCCAGTGGAAGGGGTGAGAGCTTACATAGCAGTGCAAGGAGGCCTGGACTCAGAAATGATTCTAGGCAGTCAATCGGTTTATGAACGGGGTCAAATGGGACGTACTATCCACTCGGGAGATACGTTGTATAGTCGTTCAAATACGGTCGTTCGTAAAAGGATCGGGTTAAGTCATGATAAGCGCCCTTCCTACGATAAAGAGGTAGATGTCAGGGTCGTCGTAAGTCATCATGAATCTTACTTGGAGGAAAGTAGTGTAGAAGCGTTCTTTCACAATCCATATAACGTTTCAACGGGAGATCGCATGGGGATACAGTTAGACGGAGAAGCCTTGAAGTTCCATAACACAGGCGACATTATCTCTGAAGCGGTTACCTTTGGCACGATTCAGGTGCCTTCAAGTGGCTTACCTGTTGTCTTAATGGCTGACAGTCAAACGACAGGAGGATATGTGACGATCGGAAACATTGTCCGAGCTGATTTATGGAAAGTAGCTCAGCTCCCCCCTGGTGGAACAATCCGTTTTCATAGAGTCTCCTATGAAGAAGCCAGAAAACTCTCGGTCGACCTACAAGCTTTTCTATCATCTTTACAGAAAGAAGCTCACTACATCCCATCTAAATAA
- a CDS encoding LamB/YcsF family protein encodes MTHIDINADLGESYGAFQVGEDQQLMKVITSANVACGFHAGDYNVLAETIEQARLEGVAVGAHPGFQDLFGFGRREFKVSPSEVYNLMTYQLGAIAGVCRVKGVQLQHVKPHGALYNMASKDKDMAESIARAVYDFESKLILFGLSNSELVHAGEKMGLTVAREAFADRAYTSEGYLSPRSEKGSVLTSLEEIEKQVLSIIQDGTTSSLDGRTISLEADTICFHGDGDSAYKHAKHIKDLLKKKDIDVCKVGGS; translated from the coding sequence ATGACGCACATTGATATAAATGCAGATCTTGGAGAAAGTTACGGCGCCTTCCAAGTTGGAGAAGATCAACAGCTAATGAAAGTCATTACCTCAGCCAATGTAGCTTGTGGATTCCATGCAGGGGATTACAATGTACTAGCAGAGACGATTGAACAAGCCCGATTAGAAGGGGTAGCTGTTGGAGCTCATCCTGGTTTTCAAGATTTATTTGGTTTCGGACGTCGAGAGTTTAAAGTGAGTCCGTCCGAGGTTTATAACTTAATGACTTACCAGCTTGGTGCTATTGCTGGGGTATGCCGGGTTAAAGGAGTTCAGCTGCAGCATGTAAAGCCCCATGGTGCGCTTTATAATATGGCATCAAAGGATAAGGACATGGCAGAAAGCATTGCTAGAGCGGTGTATGATTTTGAATCAAAATTAATTTTGTTTGGATTAAGCAATAGTGAGCTTGTTCATGCAGGGGAGAAGATGGGGTTAACTGTTGCCAGAGAAGCATTTGCAGACCGTGCTTACACCTCAGAAGGGTATCTTTCCCCGCGATCGGAGAAAGGCTCTGTCCTGACAAGCCTAGAGGAGATTGAGAAACAGGTTCTTTCTATTATTCAAGATGGAACAACCTCTTCTCTTGATGGGAGGACAATATCCCTTGAAGCAGATACGATTTGTTTTCATGGAGACGGAGATTCAGCCTACAAGCATGCCAAGCATATAAAAGATTTATTAAAGAAGAAAGATATTGATGTCTGTAAAGTGGGTGGATCATAG